One region of Skermanella mucosa genomic DNA includes:
- a CDS encoding Na+/H+ antiporter subunit E translates to MTMFMFNLALAIVWQAVTASFSMGGLMIGFVVGYAVLWIARPVFGNDPYFWKLWRIIGFFFYFLKELVVSSLKVAWDVVTPPIYARPGVVRVPIDARTDLEITLLANLITLTPGTLTLDVAPDRKSLYVHAMFIDDPEKVRAEIKNGMERRLLELTR, encoded by the coding sequence ATGACCATGTTCATGTTCAACCTGGCCCTGGCGATCGTCTGGCAGGCCGTCACGGCCAGTTTCAGCATGGGCGGCCTGATGATCGGGTTCGTCGTCGGCTACGCCGTGCTGTGGATCGCGCGGCCGGTGTTCGGCAACGACCCGTATTTTTGGAAGCTGTGGCGCATCATCGGCTTCTTCTTCTATTTCCTGAAAGAGCTGGTGGTGTCCAGCCTGAAGGTCGCCTGGGACGTGGTGACCCCGCCGATCTATGCCCGGCCGGGGGTGGTGCGGGTGCCGATCGACGCCAGGACCGACCTGGAGATCACCCTCCTCGCCAACCTGATCACGCTGACGCCGGGCACCCTGACGCTCGACGTGGCGCCCGACCGCAAGTCCCTGTACGTCCACGCCATGTTCATCGACGACCCGGAGAAGGTGCGGGCCGAGATCAAGAACGGCATGGAGCGCCGCCTGCTGGAGCTGACGCGATGA
- the mnhG gene encoding monovalent cation/H(+) antiporter subunit G — protein MIGTVLEILAGVLLLGGAAFSLISALGVLRLPDVLIRMHASSKAGTLGAGMILLAVAVLYGTDEIIARAVAAIFFLLLTVPVASHMIGRAAYITGVKLWSGTVVDEVRGEYESRAADRPKVYPENQ, from the coding sequence ATGATCGGCACCGTCCTGGAGATCCTGGCCGGCGTTCTGCTGCTGGGCGGCGCCGCCTTCTCCCTGATCAGCGCGCTCGGCGTCCTGCGCCTGCCGGACGTCCTGATCCGCATGCACGCCTCCAGCAAGGCCGGCACCCTGGGCGCCGGCATGATCCTGCTGGCGGTGGCGGTCCTGTACGGCACCGACGAGATCATCGCCCGCGCCGTCGCCGCCATCTTCTTCCTGCTCCTGACCGTCCCGGTCGCCTCCCACATGATCGGCCGCGCCGCCTACATCACCGGCGTCAAGCTGTGGTCGGGCACCGTGGTGGACGAGGTCCGCGGGGAATACGAGAGCCGCGCCGCCGACCGCCCGAAGGTCTATCCCGAGAACCAATGA
- a CDS encoding Na+/H+ antiporter subunit B, with the protein MMDSLILRTATRLLLSLMLLFSFFILLRGHNEPGGGFIGGLIAASAFALHSIAYGPAALRQVLVFDPKAIVGAGMLCAIAAGLWSAFLGDAFLTGQWLHWGEGDAAFHVGTPLLFDVGVFLVVIGAVLTIVLSLEEEDV; encoded by the coding sequence ATGATGGACAGCCTGATCCTGAGGACGGCGACCCGGCTCCTGCTCAGCCTGATGCTGCTCTTCTCCTTTTTCATCCTGCTGCGCGGGCACAACGAGCCGGGCGGCGGCTTCATCGGCGGCCTGATCGCCGCCAGCGCCTTCGCGCTCCATTCCATCGCCTATGGTCCCGCCGCCCTCCGCCAGGTGCTGGTCTTCGATCCCAAGGCGATCGTCGGCGCCGGGATGCTGTGCGCCATCGCCGCCGGCCTGTGGTCGGCGTTCCTGGGCGATGCCTTCCTGACCGGCCAGTGGCTGCACTGGGGCGAGGGGGATGCGGCGTTCCATGTCGGCACGCCGCTGCTGTTCGACGTCGGCGTCTTCCTGGTGGTGATCGGCGCGGTGCTGACCATCGTGCTGTCCCTGGAAGAGGAGGACGTGTAG
- a CDS encoding monovalent cation/H+ antiporter complex subunit F produces MRSDLSPFLNWSIEITFIVLLISILIAFVRLVRGPSLPDRIVALDLLTLLAVGVIALFAIREDKPVFLDAAIALALVAFLGTVAYARFLERRGRHERKIEEPGP; encoded by the coding sequence ATGAGAAGCGACCTGTCGCCCTTCCTCAACTGGTCTATCGAGATCACCTTCATCGTCCTGCTGATATCGATCCTGATCGCCTTCGTCCGGCTGGTCCGCGGACCCTCGCTGCCCGACCGCATCGTGGCGCTGGACCTGCTGACCCTGCTGGCGGTCGGCGTCATCGCCCTGTTCGCGATCCGGGAGGACAAGCCCGTTTTCCTGGACGCCGCCATCGCGCTGGCCCTGGTGGCTTTCCTCGGCACCGTCGCCTATGCCCGTTTCCTGGAACGGCGCGGACGCCATGAACGCAAGATCGAGGAGCCCGGACCATGA
- a CDS encoding OmpW/AlkL family protein → MVRSWRVACAVSALTAALFAAGTPAPVSAQEAAAFKPKAAGDINIRLRGIGVIPTERGDIKTAGGVDTTLNTRLGNAYVPEVDVSYFITDNIALELIAATTKHDVDASNGLDLGSVWLLPPTLTAQYHFAPKERFSPYVGAGVNYTIFYNESKGALRSISYEDGFGFALQAGIDYAISGPWSLNVDVKKLWLSTDVKANLGGTALKADVDINPWIFGVGLGYRF, encoded by the coding sequence ATGGTTCGTTCCTGGCGTGTCGCCTGTGCCGTTTCTGCCCTGACTGCAGCCCTGTTCGCCGCCGGCACCCCGGCCCCGGTCAGCGCCCAGGAAGCCGCCGCCTTCAAGCCCAAGGCCGCCGGCGACATCAACATCCGCCTGCGCGGCATCGGCGTGATCCCGACCGAGCGCGGCGACATCAAGACGGCGGGCGGTGTCGACACCACCCTGAACACCCGGCTCGGCAACGCCTATGTTCCGGAAGTCGACGTTTCCTACTTCATTACGGACAACATCGCCCTGGAACTGATCGCCGCGACCACGAAGCACGACGTGGACGCCTCCAACGGCCTGGACCTGGGCAGTGTCTGGCTGCTGCCGCCGACCCTGACGGCGCAGTACCACTTCGCCCCGAAGGAGCGGTTCAGCCCCTATGTCGGCGCCGGCGTCAACTACACCATCTTCTACAACGAGTCGAAGGGTGCGCTGCGTTCGATCAGCTACGAGGACGGCTTCGGCTTCGCCCTCCAGGCCGGCATCGACTACGCGATCTCCGGCCCGTGGTCGCTGAACGTCGACGTCAAGAAGCTGTGGCTGAGCACCGACGTCAAGGCCAACCTGGGCGGCACCGCGCTGAAGGCCGACGTGGACATCAACCCCTGGATCTTCGGCGTCGGCCTCGGCTACCGCTTCTAA
- a CDS encoding Na+/H+ antiporter subunit C — protein sequence METLMAFTLGFMAAGSVYLLLSHNLVRVLFGLILLSNAANFVIFAAGGMTEGLPPLIAPGAKELTGVYSNPLPQALILTAIVISFGLLAFALVLVYRGYQELGTVDSDRMRLAEPPHPDQDIPEPEEPRRPQVRDASHRVENIRESVGSEPAGREPAGSDAS from the coding sequence GTGGAAACCCTCATGGCCTTCACCCTGGGATTCATGGCGGCCGGCAGCGTCTACCTGCTGCTCAGCCACAACCTCGTGCGCGTCCTGTTCGGCCTCATCCTGCTCAGCAACGCGGCCAATTTCGTGATCTTCGCGGCCGGCGGCATGACCGAGGGGCTGCCGCCGCTGATCGCCCCGGGCGCCAAGGAGCTGACCGGCGTCTACTCCAACCCGCTGCCCCAGGCCCTGATCCTGACCGCCATCGTGATCAGCTTCGGCCTGCTGGCCTTCGCGCTGGTGCTGGTCTATCGCGGCTACCAGGAGCTGGGCACGGTCGACAGCGACCGGATGCGCCTGGCCGAGCCGCCGCACCCCGACCAGGACATCCCCGAACCCGAGGAGCCGCGCCGCCCCCAGGTCCGGGACGCCTCGCACCGTGTAGAGAACATACGTGAGTCTGTCGGGAGTGAACCCGCCGGGCGTGAACCGGCCGGGAGCGACGCATCGTGA
- a CDS encoding alpha-2-macroglobulin family protein, which produces MLDNAWLDEAELAARAYALYTLAGSKAVDLAEARYFQETHWDALPTRLARAQVAGALARLGDADRAAEAFGRLDRARVEPGGMRDFGSELRDQAALIALLAEAGGGRDRLTGPARQLATMLADAEATSTQERAWVLNAAAALASKAGETKLALDGQPVAESGPLYRRLQPGDRAMPIENTGPAPLYRSVTLAGVPANPLPADAEGFRIQRTILGTDGTPVDPAGVEKGRVLVMILEGESLRRENHQALVVDMLPAGLEIENVRLADSGQLGDLSWLGDLSAANHVEFRDDRFVAELDLTPDRPAFRLVYLARAVVPGDYALPGAYVEDMYSPNLFARGPAGRMVVGEE; this is translated from the coding sequence GTGCTCGACAACGCCTGGCTCGACGAGGCGGAACTGGCTGCGCGCGCCTATGCCCTTTACACGCTGGCAGGTAGCAAGGCGGTTGATTTGGCCGAGGCGCGCTATTTCCAGGAGACCCATTGGGACGCCCTGCCGACCCGGCTGGCCCGCGCCCAGGTCGCGGGGGCGCTCGCCCGGCTGGGCGACGCCGACCGCGCCGCCGAGGCCTTCGGCCGTCTCGACCGCGCCCGGGTAGAGCCCGGGGGAATGCGCGATTTCGGCTCGGAACTGCGCGACCAGGCAGCATTGATCGCGCTCCTGGCGGAAGCCGGGGGTGGCCGCGACCGGCTGACCGGCCCGGCCCGGCAGCTCGCCACCATGCTGGCCGACGCCGAGGCGACCAGCACCCAGGAGCGGGCCTGGGTGCTGAACGCCGCCGCCGCCCTGGCCTCCAAGGCCGGGGAGACGAAGCTGGCCCTGGACGGCCAGCCCGTGGCGGAGTCCGGCCCGCTGTACCGCCGGCTCCAGCCCGGCGACCGGGCGATGCCGATCGAGAACACCGGCCCGGCGCCGCTCTACCGGTCCGTCACGCTGGCGGGAGTGCCGGCGAACCCGCTGCCGGCCGATGCCGAAGGCTTCCGCATCCAGCGCACCATCCTCGGAACCGACGGCACCCCCGTCGATCCGGCCGGGGTGGAGAAGGGCCGGGTGCTGGTGATGATCCTCGAGGGCGAGAGCCTGCGGCGGGAGAACCACCAGGCGCTGGTCGTGGACATGCTTCCGGCCGGGTTGGAGATCGAGAATGTCCGGCTGGCCGACAGCGGGCAGCTCGGCGACCTGTCCTGGCTCGGCGATCTCAGCGCCGCCAACCACGTGGAGTTCCGCGACGACCGGTTCGTCGCCGAGCTGGACCTGACGCCCGACCGGCCCGCGTTCCGGCTGGTCTATCTGGCGCGGGCCGTGGTCCCGGGCGACTACGCCCTGCCCGGAGCCTATGTGGAGGACATGTACAGCCCCAACCTGTTCGCCCGCGGCCCCGCCGGGCGGATGGTGGTCGGGGAGGAGTAG
- a CDS encoding Na+/H+ antiporter subunit D: protein MSWYLIAPIVVPMTTAVLAIMLWNNRAAQRAVSAAGAGLHLVSAILLMAQVWQGGILAGQMGEWPAPFGITLVADHLSAVMVLITGIMGLGVGLYSLSDINEDRERNGFHPLYHVLLTGVTGAFITGDLFNLYVWFEVMLIASFALLALGAEKEQLDGAIKYAVVNVVATVMFLIAVGILYGLTGTLNMADLAVRLPQVEQQGLVTTVAVLFMITFGIKSAVFPLFFWLPASYHTPAVAVSAIFAGLLTKVGVYALVRTFTLIFTGDVAYTHTALLVVAGLTMVTGVLGAAAQNEIRRILSFHIISQIGYMVMGLALYTPLGLIGAVFYLVHHIIVKTNLFLVAGVAKRLTGSMELKKIGGLYKASPLLAVLFLIPALSLAGIPPLSGFWAKLVLIRASLEIGSYAIAATAILVGLLTMFSMTKIWGEAFWKPHPGGDVRVLSISDLTATERVLLVGPIVVFAALTVAIGLWTQPFLDLATRASAELLAPAPYIEAVLGPGAGSPGAQQAGAQP, encoded by the coding sequence GTGAGCTGGTACCTGATCGCTCCCATCGTGGTCCCCATGACGACCGCGGTGCTCGCCATCATGCTGTGGAACAACCGCGCCGCCCAGCGCGCGGTCAGCGCCGCCGGCGCGGGACTCCATCTCGTCAGCGCGATACTCTTGATGGCCCAGGTCTGGCAGGGCGGCATCCTGGCCGGGCAGATGGGCGAATGGCCGGCACCGTTCGGCATCACCCTGGTGGCCGACCATCTCAGCGCCGTGATGGTGCTGATCACCGGCATCATGGGGCTTGGCGTCGGCCTCTACAGCTTGTCCGACATCAACGAGGACCGGGAGCGCAACGGCTTCCACCCGCTCTACCACGTGCTCCTGACCGGCGTGACGGGGGCCTTCATCACCGGCGACCTGTTCAACCTCTATGTCTGGTTCGAGGTGATGCTGATCGCCTCCTTCGCGCTGCTGGCGCTGGGGGCGGAGAAGGAACAGCTCGACGGCGCCATCAAGTACGCCGTGGTCAACGTGGTCGCCACGGTCATGTTCCTGATCGCGGTCGGCATCCTCTACGGCCTGACCGGGACGCTGAACATGGCCGACCTGGCGGTCAGGCTGCCTCAGGTCGAGCAGCAGGGGCTGGTCACCACGGTGGCCGTCCTGTTCATGATCACGTTCGGCATCAAATCGGCGGTGTTCCCGCTGTTCTTCTGGCTGCCGGCCTCGTACCACACGCCGGCCGTGGCGGTTTCCGCGATCTTCGCCGGGCTTCTGACCAAGGTCGGCGTCTATGCCCTGGTCCGGACCTTCACCCTGATCTTCACCGGCGACGTCGCCTATACCCATACGGCGCTGCTGGTGGTGGCCGGCCTGACCATGGTGACCGGCGTGCTCGGCGCCGCGGCCCAGAACGAGATCCGCCGCATCCTGTCGTTCCACATCATCAGCCAGATCGGCTACATGGTGATGGGCCTGGCGCTCTATACGCCCCTGGGGCTGATCGGCGCGGTCTTCTACCTGGTCCACCACATCATCGTCAAAACCAACCTGTTCCTGGTGGCGGGGGTCGCGAAGCGGCTGACCGGGTCGATGGAGCTGAAGAAGATCGGCGGGCTCTACAAGGCGTCGCCCCTGCTGGCGGTGCTGTTCCTGATCCCGGCGCTCAGCCTCGCCGGCATCCCGCCGCTGTCGGGCTTCTGGGCGAAGCTGGTGCTGATCCGGGCCAGCCTGGAGATCGGGTCCTACGCGATCGCCGCGACCGCGATCCTGGTGGGATTGCTGACCATGTTCTCCATGACCAAGATCTGGGGCGAGGCCTTCTGGAAACCCCATCCCGGCGGCGACGTCAGGGTCCTGTCCATCTCGGACCTGACCGCCACCGAGCGGGTGCTGCTGGTCGGGCCGATCGTCGTGTTCGCGGCCCTGACCGTCGCGATCGGCCTCTGGACCCAGCCGTTCCTGGACCTGGCGACCCGCGCGTCGGCCGAGCTGCTGGCGCCTGCCCCCTATATCGAGGCCGTGCTGGGACCCGGGGCGGGATCGCCGGGCGCGCAGCAAGCGGGAGCGCAGCCATGA
- a CDS encoding putative monovalent cation/H+ antiporter subunit A, with product MLSAILGIFAWALVAPIVAGRSPKLGGWILAIVPAALTVWFAGFVPEIAAGGVVREVVPWIPGLDVNLSFYLDGLSLTFALMVCGIGTLIVIYCGGYLHGDPMLPRFFLYILAFMASMLGVVLADNVISLIVFWELTSVTSFLLIGYLHDSPKSRRSALQALLVTSLGGLVMMAGLILLGIVGGSFELSELAGQSDLLREHPLYLAILILILVGTFTKSAQFPFHFWLPNAMDAPTPVSAYLHSATMVKAGVYLMARLAPTLGGTEVWIYTLVSFGAFTSLLGAILAVRQTDLKRILAYTTITALGQLTMLIGIGSTYAVETFAVYLLAHACYKGALFMGVGAIDHETGTREVGQLGGLLKLMPVTAAAVGLAAMSNAGLPPFLGFLGKEFMYSSTVGMAGDGMAALGWIATLAMLASNALMLVTAGLVFVKPFLGPKVETPKHAHEAPVSLWLGPVVLSAVGLGLGVFHGVLERLFVAPVAASLAGQAVDVHIYLWGGFTTPLGLSIVTVALGAALYVGWSRVKAALDGVARALGYDSDGGWDRILKGLVGVAWWQTRVIQSGYLRHYVMFTIGFTTVAIGATMVIHRAFTMPSVSVLEAPYTAWVLALTVIAATSAAVVAKSRLVAILSLGVVGVVIALIFLLYGAPDVAITQFMVETLVVIIVALVLARLPRLTAFQRPSRRSAARDAVISIAFGAVVTAVMLAVIDLPIPLDLSEYFATRSYVEGFGRNVVNVILVDFRAVDTLGEILVVATAGLGAFALLKARPRGKMPGTALPQTERTGERP from the coding sequence ATGCTGAGTGCTATTCTCGGCATCTTTGCATGGGCGCTGGTAGCACCAATTGTCGCAGGCAGATCGCCGAAACTGGGCGGATGGATCCTGGCCATCGTCCCGGCGGCTCTGACCGTCTGGTTCGCGGGATTCGTCCCCGAAATCGCCGCCGGCGGCGTGGTCCGCGAGGTGGTGCCCTGGATTCCGGGCCTCGACGTCAACCTGTCGTTCTATCTCGACGGCCTAAGCCTGACCTTCGCGCTGATGGTCTGCGGCATCGGCACGCTGATCGTGATCTATTGCGGCGGCTACCTGCATGGCGATCCCATGCTGCCCCGGTTCTTCCTGTACATCCTGGCCTTCATGGCCTCGATGCTCGGCGTAGTGCTGGCCGACAACGTGATCTCGCTGATCGTGTTCTGGGAACTGACCAGCGTCACGTCGTTCCTGCTGATCGGCTACCTGCACGACAGCCCCAAGTCGCGCCGGTCGGCGCTCCAGGCGCTGCTGGTGACCTCGCTGGGCGGACTGGTCATGATGGCCGGGCTGATCCTGCTCGGGATCGTGGGCGGCAGCTTCGAGTTGAGCGAACTGGCCGGGCAGAGCGACCTGCTGCGCGAGCATCCGCTCTATCTCGCGATCCTGATCCTGATCCTGGTCGGCACCTTCACCAAGTCGGCCCAGTTCCCGTTCCATTTCTGGTTGCCCAACGCGATGGACGCGCCGACCCCGGTCAGCGCCTACCTGCACTCGGCCACCATGGTCAAGGCGGGCGTCTACCTGATGGCGCGACTCGCCCCGACCCTGGGCGGGACGGAGGTCTGGATCTACACGCTGGTGAGCTTCGGCGCCTTCACCTCGCTGCTGGGCGCCATCCTGGCGGTCCGGCAGACCGACCTGAAGAGGATCCTCGCCTACACCACGATCACGGCGCTGGGCCAGCTGACCATGCTGATCGGTATCGGCAGCACCTACGCCGTGGAGACCTTCGCCGTCTACCTGCTCGCCCATGCCTGCTACAAGGGCGCGCTCTTCATGGGCGTCGGGGCCATCGACCACGAGACCGGCACGCGGGAGGTCGGCCAGCTCGGCGGCCTGTTGAAGCTGATGCCGGTCACCGCCGCCGCGGTCGGCCTGGCGGCCATGTCCAATGCCGGGCTGCCGCCGTTCCTGGGCTTCCTCGGCAAGGAATTCATGTATTCCAGCACGGTGGGCATGGCCGGGGACGGCATGGCGGCGCTCGGCTGGATCGCCACCCTGGCGATGCTGGCGTCCAACGCCCTGATGCTGGTCACCGCCGGCCTCGTCTTCGTCAAGCCCTTCCTGGGACCCAAGGTCGAGACGCCGAAGCATGCCCACGAGGCGCCGGTCAGCCTGTGGCTCGGCCCCGTCGTCCTGTCCGCGGTCGGCCTGGGCCTCGGCGTGTTCCACGGGGTGCTGGAGCGCCTGTTCGTGGCGCCCGTGGCCGCCTCGCTGGCGGGGCAGGCGGTCGATGTCCACATCTATCTCTGGGGCGGCTTCACCACCCCGCTGGGGCTCAGCATCGTGACCGTGGCGCTCGGCGCGGCACTCTATGTCGGCTGGTCCCGGGTCAAGGCGGCGCTCGACGGCGTCGCGCGCGCGCTGGGCTACGACTCCGACGGCGGGTGGGACCGCATCCTCAAGGGGCTGGTCGGCGTCGCCTGGTGGCAGACGCGGGTTATCCAGTCCGGCTATCTGCGCCACTACGTGATGTTCACCATCGGCTTCACGACTGTGGCGATCGGCGCCACCATGGTGATCCACCGGGCCTTCACCATGCCCTCCGTCTCGGTGCTGGAGGCGCCCTATACCGCCTGGGTCCTGGCATTGACCGTGATCGCGGCGACCTCCGCCGCGGTCGTGGCCAAGTCGCGCCTCGTCGCGATCCTGTCGCTGGGCGTGGTCGGCGTCGTCATCGCGCTGATCTTCCTGCTCTACGGCGCCCCGGACGTCGCGATCACACAATTCATGGTCGAGACCCTGGTGGTCATCATCGTGGCGCTGGTCCTGGCCCGCCTGCCGCGGCTGACCGCGTTCCAGCGGCCCAGCCGGCGAAGCGCCGCCCGCGACGCCGTCATCTCGATCGCCTTCGGCGCAGTCGTCACGGCGGTGATGCTGGCGGTCATCGACCTGCCCATCCCGCTGGACCTCAGCGAGTATTTCGCGACCCGCAGCTATGTCGAGGGCTTCGGCCGCAACGTGGTCAACGTGATCCTGGTGGATTTCCGGGCGGTCGATACCCTGGGCGAGATCCTGGTGGTGGCGACCGCGGGGCTGGGGGCCTTCGCCCTGCTGAAGGCCCGCCCCCGGGGCAAGATGCCCGGGACGGCCCTTCCCCAAACCGAACGGACCGGAGAACGGCCATGA